A section of the Callospermophilus lateralis isolate mCalLat2 chromosome 16, mCalLat2.hap1, whole genome shotgun sequence genome encodes:
- the Ube2w gene encoding ubiquitin-conjugating enzyme E2 W, with protein sequence MASMQKRLQKELLALQNDPPPGMTLNEKSVQNSITQWIVDMEGAPGTLYEGEKFQLLFKFSSRYPFDSPQVMFTGENIPVHPHVYSNGHICLSILTEDWSPALSVQSVCLSIISMLSSCKEKRRPPDNSFYVRTCNKNPKKTKWWYHDDTC encoded by the exons AAACGACTACAGAAAGAATTGTTGGCTTTGCAAAATGACCCACCTCCTGGGATGACTTTAAATGAAAAGAGTGTTCAAAATTCAATTACACA GTGGATTGTAGACATGGAAGGTGCACCAGGTACCTTATATGAAGGGGAAAAATTTCAACTTCTATTTAAATTTAGTAGTCGATATCCTTTTGACTCTCCTCAG gTCATGTTTACTGGTGAAAATATTCCTGTTCATCCTCATGTTTATAGCAATGGTCATATCTGTTTATCCATTCTAACAGAAGACTGGTCCCCAGCGCTCTCAGTCCAGTCAGTTTGTCTTAGCATTATTAGCATGCTTTCCAGCTGCAAAGAAAAG agaAGACCACCAGATAATTCTTTTTATGTGCGAACATGTAACAAGAatccaaagaaaacaaaatggtGGTATCATG atgatacttgttga